From the genome of Argentina anserina chromosome 4, drPotAnse1.1, whole genome shotgun sequence, one region includes:
- the LOC126792890 gene encoding uncharacterized protein LOC126792890, whose translation MGSKSKRKKHLPETSSDDSLSSSPSSSDDSDRSSKRRRRHRHRSDDSSRREKERRRERREKRRSKREARRSKSKSKSKSKKKRREYDSGSESSSGGGCDSEPERSRFEPQQVLQDLFSEFPNVGDDLKQLLEMIDSGQAVDIKGISEKSLIKHLKKLFLSLELKESDKVFVLPSNVRPTLEVVGIMIPTSLDAKPPFCETHLEQQDEEYKQVVGDDNVTPPHKADNVAGPSRRIIGPAMPSAELLAAAAKLTEAQAELREVELEEDAGMFIGPPPPAVVAEVESANEAERFEEVTRIMDSDENSPYDVLGANQNMAPENMKKRYWKMSLLVHPDKCSHPQAQEAFVKLNKAFKDLQDPEKRKVLDEKIKLKEEYEKFKVELRAMREAAQWRRLQGISMEGDDELLADLDVKEAPKRDEWMTTLPPERRPGGMPTHSTQFSSTAKEGRGDTSAWTDTPSDRAQKAKMDYLEAYNEAASLASNEEKKMNSSDADLVDMYNKQKRSKSLVEKHQETASRPKKKSKKPLEKEKQEEWVGNHPWKPWDREKDLTGGRQSVKLDSENMAQGLTSRFSAGTFQRNFL comes from the exons ATGGGGAGTAAAAGCAAGAGGAAGAAGCATTTGCCGGAAACCAGCTCCGACGATTCACTGTCGTCCTCTCCCTCAAGCTCCGACGACTCCGACCGCTCCTCCAAACGGCGTCGTCGCCACCGTCACAGAAGCGACGACAGCTccaggagagagaaagagaggagacgggagaggagagagaaacggCGAAGTAAGAGAGAGGCGCGACGGAGCAAATCGAAGTCGAAGTCGAAatcgaagaagaagaggagagaaTATGACTCCGGTTCGGAGTCCTCGAGTGGCGGCGGCTGTGATTCTGAGCCGGAGAGGAGCCGGTTTGAGCCGCAACAGGTTTTACAAGACTTGTTCAGTGAATTTCCTAATGTTGGAGACGATTTGAAGCAG CTTTTGGAAATGATTGATAGCGGGCAAGCAGTGGATATAAAGGGAATATCAGAAAAATCTTTGATTAAGCACCTAAAGAAGCTGTTTCTTTCATTAGAACTCAAGGAAAGTGATAAGGTTTTTGTACTTCCCTCAAATGTTCGTCCTACTTTGGAGGTTGTTGGGATCATGATTCCAACGTCTTTAGATGCTAAACCTCCATTCTGTGAGACGCATTTAGAACAACAGGATGAGGAATACAAACAAGTGGTTGGTGATGATAATGTGACACCGCCACATAAGGCTGATAATGTTGCTGGTCCTAGCAGAAG GATAATCGGCCCTGCTATGCCATCAGCAGAGCTACTTGCTGCTGCAGCCAAATTGACAGAGGCACAGGCCGAGCTCAG GGAAGTGGAGTTGGAAGAAGATGCTGGAATGTTCATAGGACCTCCACCACCTGCTGTTGTTGCTGAAGTTGAATCAGCTAATGAAGCTGAACGGTTTGAAGAG GTCACGAGGATCATGGATTCTGATGAGAATAGTCCATATGATGTTCTAGGAGCAAACCAAAATATGGCTCCGGAGAACATGAAGAAAAG GTACTGGAAGATGTCTCTTTTGGTGCACCCTGATAAATGCTCACATCCTCAAGCTCAAGAAGCTTTTGTCAAGTTGAACAAAGCTTTTAAAGATTTACAAGATCCAGAAAAG CGGAAAGTACTGGATGAAAAGATTAAACTCAAGGAGGAGTATGAAAAGTTTAAg GTGGAGTTACGAGCAATGCGGGAGGCTGCACAATGGAGAAGGTTACAAG GCATATCCATGGAGGGTGATGATGAGCTACTAGCAGACTTGGATGTTAAAGAGGCACCAAAAAGAGATGAGTGGATGACAACACTTCCCCCTGAGAGAAGA CCTGGTGGTATGCCTACGCACTCCACACAATTTAGCAGCACCGCCAAAGAAGGACGTGGTGATACAAGTGCATGGACTGATACCCCTTCCGACAGAGCCCAGAAAGCTAAGATGGA TTACTTAGAAGCATATAATGAGGCTGCATCACTTGCTTCAAACgaggagaagaaaatgaatagTTCAGATGCAGATTTGGTGGACATGTACAACAAACAAAAACGATCAAAGTCATTAGTAGAAAAACACCAAGAGACTGCAAGCCGCCCAAAGAAAAAATCTAAGAAACCCTTAGAGAAGGAGAAGCAGGAAGAATGGGTGGGAAATCATCCGTGGAAGCCTTGGGACCGTGAAAAGGATTTGACAGGCGGTAGACAAAGTGTAAAACTGGATTCAGAAAACATGGCTCAAGGTTTAACGTCTCGGTTTTCTGCAGGCACCTTTCAGAGGAACTTCCTTTAG